Genomic DNA from Prevotella intermedia ATCC 25611 = DSM 20706:
AAATAAACATCAATAAAAATCAACTGGTTATTAGGGTTATTCAAACTCTAATAACCAGTTTTTTTATCACAAAGTTTCTTTCTCAACAATGTATATTTGCTAAGTTTCAAGGTTTTTTCGATATTCTGTATCCAATAGTCAGCATAACATAGCTTGGAATGTTGTTGTAAAATGTTTCTTCTCTTCCTTGTCCATTCACAATGTATGTGTGGTTCGAGATATTCTGTAGAATGTCGTAGCCTGTAATGCTGATGTTTAGCCTATCGTGCATAAATGTTTTTATGAGCGATGCATTCCAGACAAGACAGTTGTTGTTGGAAGATTGGTCGCTGTATCTTCTCCTGCCATACATTTTCAGGTCGGTGGCAAACTGTATATCGTAAGGAAGCGTATAGTTGCCAGCCAAACCGTAGTAAAAGTCGCAAACACTGAACGTCTTAAAATAGCTGTTCAAACTTTTCGAGTTATGAATATCTATATTTCCTATGAAAGCTATGCGCAAACTATTTTTCTGTACAGTGAGTTTTATACCATCGGTAAAATAGAAGTTACGCACTTTGCTTATGCCGTAACTCTGAATGGAGTTTAGGGTAACGAAGTCTACATTGTTGTTGAGTTTTAAACTCATATTGTTTTCTAAAGTCCATATCCTTCTCTTGTCTAAGCAGACTGAAAAGCCATTATTAAATTCAGCAGTCCAATTACCATTTATATTGCGTGGCTGATAAGTGTAAATTCCTGTTGTTGTGTTATACGACATTGCATTGCCCACAGCCTGATGAAACAATTTAAAGTCGGCACTTAAATAATACTGTCCTTTTAGTTTCTGTATAATGTTGCCATAACTTGCCGAGAAACTGTGCGTCGTAGTATTCTGCAAATCACCATTCCCCATATAAACCGACAACGGCTTCGATGTATCGGTTACTCTTATTGTTTGTTTCAAATCGGGCGTTGTAACTTCCATGTTGTATGCCAGTTGCCAATTTTTTCCATTTGCACCTCTGAAACTATACGAAATTGTAGGCGTAAAAAGCCAGTCGCGTCGAGAAACCAATGTGTCAATATCACTGCGCAGATAATTCATACAATTATGCTTATAAGCCAATGGTAATAAAAAATCTATCCGCGTAGTACCTTTTCTACCTTCTTTATCATAGAAAATCCGCATTGTTCCACTATGCACGTGAAATCTATTCCATGTTTGGTAGCTGTTGTTCAAGTCCATAGCCAACAATAGTGAATCTCTTGTAGAAGGCAAATCCGTGAGCCGATGTCTGCTATTTGTCCACCCCGAAAGCTTATCTAACCGGTACCTGTTAAAACTGTCGTATTGATAATTTTGCTGATAACCGTAACTTGCATTAAAGTTCCAATTATTTAGCAGATGAATGTTATATGCCAACTTGGCTGCAATATTATAGTGGTGCGAAGGCTCATTCACATATTGGTGTTCCGTTTCATTTGTATTTGTTTGCATAAACTGAAGCTGGTAACCATTAAAATTCTTTTTGCGTTCCTTTACGTACGATGCTTCTGCTTCTAAACTAATATTGTCTCCCCATGGAAGTTTTTTCGAAACCTCAAGTGTCTGCCATATTCCATAACGATAAAATCGGTTGTCGCTGTCTTGTTTATTGCTATTTACAAGCTGTTTCTTTATAGTGGAATCGTTTTTATTAAAGACGTCATTCAGCAAATCTTCTGTATTCTTAACGCTGTTGAAAGGATTAGCTTGGAAAGTTGCCAATTTCGAATTCAGTGTACCCGATGTTTTCCAATATTCAAAGAATGTAGATGCATATAGATAGAACGATTTAGAGACAATAAAATCGTTTTGCGCTGTAATCGAAGTTTCTTTCCCATTTGTATGCAGAGTAGACGCAGTATAATTGTTATGTGTAGGCAAGAAAGTCGTGGTAATAGTTTTAGCATCGTAATTACCATCGCGCCAAAGTGTCTTTACATAAAATTCGTTGGACACCGACTTATCTGTATTTTTTAGAAACCAGTCTAAACCTGCAATCTTGAAACTTAAAACTCCGTCTCCTGCTTTATAAGCGTCCCATTCTCCATCAGAACCCGGACGCAAATCTTGGTTAATATTATTGGCACTACTAAAAAACGACAAGCGCGAAAGTGGAGTATATCTTAGTCCGAATAGTTTTGTATTGTAACGTTTGTGTGTAGCAAGACCAGCCTCGGCATTTACAATATAGCCTGTAGCATATTCTTTTTTAATTGCACGTCCATTACAAACTCTTTCTTCTCGTTGTTGTAACCTAAATATTGGTTCTTCTCATTCGTTCGGTTATAAAATTTTATATTCTTTACCGTGTAAGCCGGGAGATTTCTCAACAATATCTTTTGGCTCTTCTCTCCCTTCATAAATTTTTCTCCTTGCAGCAAAAGATTATCAACCTTCTTTCCATCTTTGAATATCTCTCCTGCCGAATTAAGTGTTACCGAAGGCATTTGCCTGATAAGTTCGTCGAGCATAGAACCATTGGGCAAATTAAAAGCGTCTGCATTATAAACAACTGTGTCGCCTTTAAAAACTATCTTTACTTTAGTAGCTTTTACCACAACTTCGTCTAATTCGTTCACCTGTTGTAGTTTCGATTTTCGTTTCATATATATTGTTGGAACTTGGAACGACTGGTTTCTTGCAATATACTTCACATTATAATTAGAAAAAGCCGATTCGTATCCAGATTGTTCCGCTTTAACAATATACTTTTTAGGAGAGGCAGGAATATTGAAACTGTAATAAGATTCCATATAAGTTTTATCCTCATCAATGTATTTCACGGTTTGTTTATCTATAATGGTACTGTCTTCATCCATCAAAATCACAGACACATTTTTTATGCCTCCGTTTGTAAATGCATCTCTCACATATCCCTGCAGCAAAATGGTTCGTTCTTGTGCTTTTGCCCCTATACATATAAAGAGCAGAAGCAATAATAGTTGTTGTGGTTTGATAAGCATAGGTATATTGTTCTTAGTTTTTATTATTATTTGTGAAGAAGTTATTTTCTTACGGATAGATAAAATAATTTTATCTTGTTGTTTATTCGTAAAGGCAAGAATTACATACTCCCCTTTCATTTCATTGTTGGTCCAATTATTTGGGCAGATCGTAATAATATGCTTTTTCCTAATATTCTCTACGTACAAATTTATAAATATTATTCCAAAAAGTTATCTCTTTTCTTTGTTTTTAATAAATATCAACTATTAACCGTCGTGTTTTTATACTTACTTTATTACTAAAGTATATTTAGACTCCCATTCTAAAACTTTATTTAACTGTGCTTATTCTTTTAGTAGCTCACCATTTGTAGCGTCTATTTGTATAGAGAAAATAGCTAAAAATGGAGTTTGCAAATTGTTAGTTGTCAGATAATTATATGGAGGGTGGAATTTATAATAAGAAATTATTTTTTTTATATTATAAAATTATCGTTTTTATATTACAAAAAAATAATTTTCCATATAAAATTAGGCACATATAACCAATGGTTTTGGACAACTCTTTTTGAATATTGCCGACTCTACAATAATTCAAGTGGAAAGCAT
This window encodes:
- a CDS encoding outer membrane beta-barrel protein, with amino-acid sequence MSFFSSANNINQDLRPGSDGEWDAYKAGDGVLSFKIAGLDWFLKNTDKSVSNEFYVKTLWRDGNYDAKTITTTFLPTHNNYTASTLHTNGKETSITAQNDFIVSKSFYLYASTFFEYWKTSGTLNSKLATFQANPFNSVKNTEDLLNDVFNKNDSTIKKQLVNSNKQDSDNRFYRYGIWQTLEVSKKLPWGDNISLEAEASYVKERKKNFNGYQLQFMQTNTNETEHQYVNEPSHHYNIAAKLAYNIHLLNNWNFNASYGYQQNYQYDSFNRYRLDKLSGWTNSRHRLTDLPSTRDSLLLAMDLNNSYQTWNRFHVHSGTMRIFYDKEGRKGTTRIDFLLPLAYKHNCMNYLRSDIDTLVSRRDWLFTPTISYSFRGANGKNWQLAYNMEVTTPDLKQTIRVTDTSKPLSVYMGNGDLQNTTTHSFSASYGNIIQKLKGQYYLSADFKLFHQAVGNAMSYNTTTGIYTYQPRNINGNWTAEFNNGFSVCLDKRRIWTLENNMSLKLNNNVDFVTLNSIQSYGISKVRNFYFTDGIKLTVQKNSLRIAFIGNIDIHNSKSLNSYFKTFSVCDFYYGLAGNYTLPYDIQFATDLKMYGRRRYSDQSSNNNCLVWNASLIKTFMHDRLNISITGYDILQNISNHTYIVNGQGREETFYNNIPSYVMLTIGYRISKKP